The Coffea arabica cultivar ET-39 chromosome 2c, Coffea Arabica ET-39 HiFi, whole genome shotgun sequence genome includes the window GCTACTTACAGGGCCAACGACATCAGAGACGTGAGATACTGTGGTTCCTGAAGCAGCTCCAAGGTAGAGTACACGGGCACCAGGTTTCTTTATGTCAAAAAATTATGATAAAAGCTCAGAAACATTGAAACTCAACCCTCAGACAGATATGATATCTCTAGCTAATTGTAAAAACTGGAACTGATAATAACACCACTTAGTGCAGACTTACAATCCAGATGTCGTCAACTCCACCAAGGATGGCCGCAGCCAACTTCGAACGGAATGGATTCCATATTCTGTATTCGACTTTTGACCCATCTTCGTTCTGATAAGAAAGGCAATCCGTCAAccagttgtactgattacaccAGCCTACTTTACGAATCAATAAACACTCACAACTTTGCCAATCTCAACAAATCAATCAGTTCTTCCAAGCGGATAGGAAAATGACAAATGTATAAGAAGTTTTCAATCCTAGGGCACGCATACTAAGCAATCAATACGGCACAAAATACTAGCTTCGCAAGCATCATAGTAACTATAAAAGCAGAACATGAAAGAGACTGGTCAATAAATTGATCAATGCTAACAACTAAATTACATCTGTCCGTGACACCAATTGTAACAAAACAAAAGGTGGGCGGggtgaagagaaaaaggaaacggCGGCCCATCATTTACCTGAACAGAGATTCTCTTCTCATTGTAGACAGCTTCACCAGGGACCATATTCTTGGTCACAAGAGCATCTTCTTTACCTTTGGCTATAAATACTCCCGCATGCCTGTGAGGCTCCACCACCACTCTACTCCCTCCCTTCATCCCTCCTCCGCGACCCCTGCCGGCGCCTCTTCCGCCTCCTCTTCCGCCGCCACCTCTTCCTGCACCGCGCTTCATCGCGCTGCCACCTCTCCCACCAAATCCCCCTCTACCACCACCTCTCCCTCCTCCTCTCCCTCCATCGCCGCCTCGACCACCCCTGAATCCACCACCGCCACCACGCCCTGTAAAagcaaaataaatcaaaaaagcACGAACATAACACTCATTCGAATTTATGGAATCAGATAAACATACCTCCTCTAGCAACCATGGCTGCGGTTAATGTTTTTTGAGTATTTAGGTTAGGGTTTTAAGGTTAGGCTACCAAGACCTTTTTTTCCCGAGTGTTTTAGGGTTTTGAGATAATTTATAGGGGTCGGCCGTGGGTTCGACGGGGAGAGGTTTTGAAAGCCCTAAGTTAGggtttagggataatttcagaaatctccattgaggtttctaacaatttcactgccCTCCCCTGAATTTTTAGcaatatcacttacctcccctaTAAGTCATTTGGGGTCCAATTCTCACCTCATGGATGGTCAAACAACTTTACTATCCTTATAATTTAGGAAATATTACGTATTTATATGGAGAGAAACAATTTAGCCACCTTGTACTAAATTAACCATGATtttgaatataaaaaaaattaaaaatcttaaataccaaaattttatAATGATAattgttaaaattttaaaacttttttctatattttagtagttcttgtaatttctttctcctaaaaaaatattaaaattcctatttaaatattattattccataaaattttcattaaaataACAAGATGAACataaaaatacacaaaaagaaagtaaaggattaaaatatatttacaattatattttttttaagttatgGATAAAATATAACTACATATAATTTAgtctttcctttattttccaaaatatttagtgtttttttttcttttctttgtataagtaatccaaacaagatagttagaaaaaaaaattttgctttgatttatttattttttcattaaaaccATACCCTTTTATTAATCTAAACGTTGcttgatagttttttttttaattacaaatgatGGAAATTTCTTGTTAATCATGTGAAATAATGGACCCCGtaagttaaagaaataattcaaaaaaaaacatattGTAGCATATTCTATATTTTTTTACCATTTGCCAtctattgtgatttttttttttgttaaaaaggcCATACTTTGTCTTGTTTAAttccattccaaaatctttCATATTCTGATACTAACAGCTAGTTTGGATGGTTaggttagaaaagaaaaaataggaaatgttaagttataaaagaaaaagaaaagaaaggaagagaagatATTTCAATATTGTTTGCGAGATATGGTAGAAAAAATAATGATTTtggatatatatatgtgtgtgtgtgtgtgtcaataaaattttattcaatacacATTTGAGAATAAAATTGACATTTAGGAAAATCTTATTAGGCATTCTTAGCTTTTTCCAATACTTTCTGCCCGTATTTGGGCGGAAAAACTTTGGTAACCATAAGAGTAGGAATTTATCCGTCCAAAAGAAAAAGTGTATtttctattacatttttttcttttctcatcaAATCACAACTCCTAAACTAGTtataaaaatttagaaatttttgcATAAATCTTGATTCCAAATTAACAAGTTTTCCTCTCCAATATTTTGATTTTGCTATTTTATATAGTACTATGAAAAATAGTCATTGTTACTAAATTCTATTACACTCATGCTAGAGTTTGGTCTTTATTGTCTATTTTTAACTAATGCTTTCTTTTGATAACCAACTAGTAATAAGTTAAGGGGTATTTTTGATATAAAATATTCTTCTTACTCTTCAAATTAATTTTTACTATTGATTTATTTTAAATTGAGCTGATTTGTTTCAAAAACATTAGTTTTAAGAGAGGttaataatattttgaaaatctcaAGGAAGGGCAATGTAACTATCGTAAACCTCAGGagagtttctgaaattatccctagggCTTATAGAAATTTGAGCGACTTTCCTTttggggataatttcataaacctcccctgaggtttctgacatttacacttacctttcctgaggtttctgatatttacacttacctcccctgtagtttgaacaattacactgacctcccctgaggttactaatcctttacaaattcagtccaaatgattaaaatattattttagagagtgaaattagaattttgtacctgatttgtcctttgtgccacatgtccaat containing:
- the LOC113724991 gene encoding rRNA 2'-O-methyltransferase fibrillarin 2-like, giving the protein MVARGGRGGGGGFRGGRGGDGGRGGGRGGGRGGFGGRGGSAMKRGAGRGGGGRGGGRGAGRGRGGGMKGGSRVVVEPHRHAGVFIAKGKEDALVTKNMVPGEAVYNEKRISVQNEDGSKVEYRIWNPFRSKLAAAILGGVDDIWIKPGARVLYLGAASGTTVSHVSDVVGPEGMVYAVEFSHRSGRDLVNMAKKRTNVIPIIEDARHPAKYRMLVGMVDVIFSDVAQPDQARILALNASYFLKAGGHFMISIKANCIDSTAPAEAVFAQEVKKLKADQFKPIEQVTLEPFERDHACVVGAYRVPTKQKAAAA